One window of Deltaproteobacteria bacterium genomic DNA carries:
- a CDS encoding TRAP transporter small permease, giving the protein MKRFLFILDKAIDGMSFLAGVSLIFIMFAVCGDVLLRTFFKMPQIWVTEVIECMLLYITFLAAAWLLREEGHVQVDILITRLKPRTVAMLGIASSIIGIFVSLVLTIFGTSVTWDYYQRGVYTPSAMEIPVYLILLIIPIGSLFLLFQFIRRAAKNFAGFIIEKDGSGEES; this is encoded by the coding sequence ATGAAACGGTTTCTTTTTATTTTGGATAAGGCTATTGACGGGATGTCTTTTCTGGCCGGAGTCAGCCTCATTTTCATCATGTTTGCGGTATGCGGGGATGTGCTTCTGAGGACCTTTTTCAAGATGCCTCAAATATGGGTAACCGAAGTGATCGAATGTATGCTCCTGTATATAACTTTCCTGGCTGCCGCCTGGCTTCTCAGGGAAGAAGGTCACGTTCAGGTGGACATACTTATAACTCGACTGAAACCGCGGACTGTGGCCATGCTCGGAATCGCAAGCTCAATCATCGGCATCTTCGTCTCATTGGTGCTTACGATATTTGGAACTTCCGTCACATGGGACTATTACCAGCGTGGAGTCTACACGCCTTCGGCCATGGAGATCCCTGTTTATCTGATCCTTCTTATTATCCCGATAGGAAGTCTGTTTCTGCTTTTTCAATTCATCCGCAGGGCGGCCAAGAACTTTGCCGGATTTATAATCGAGAAGGACGGCTCCGGAGAAGAATCATGA